The Dendropsophus ebraccatus isolate aDenEbr1 chromosome 10, aDenEbr1.pat, whole genome shotgun sequence genome has a segment encoding these proteins:
- the LOC138766107 gene encoding cytochrome P450 2F2-like gives MDLSGILILIFLFLVTLLILSQRRLRGKLPPGPTPLPFIGNMHQVKMNDLIKSLVELSKTYGPMYTFYLGSRPTVVLCGYQVLKEALIDNAEDFSGRGDFPAVQQYSKGNGIVYGTGERWRQLRRFAITTLKNFGMGKRSLEERIKEEAQYLIAEFKKSEGKPLDPTFGFSSAGSNIICQLVFGERFDYRDEEFMTLLYLINNSWHLMSSTWGQLLFVFPKIMKHIPGPHRKIYRNYLKLGAFVTKRLQMNKETLDPNNPRDFIDCFLIKLEQEKKNPNTHFNYETMLKTTVNVFFAGTETVGSTLRYGFLIMLKHPEITEKVQEEIDRVIGRDRCPCLDDRSKMPYTEAVLYEIQRYADIVPMSVPHTVTRDITFRGYNLPEGLNIMPLICTSQYDPTKFKNPHSFDPTHFLDEKGLFKKNEGFMAFSAGKRVCLGEGLALMELFIFFTTILQNFNIKPVVDPKDIDITPESSGLGNLPRPYKICLIPR, from the exons ATGGACCTCAGTGGGATCCTTATCCTTATTTTCCTCTTTCTGGTCACCCTGCTGATTCTATCTCAAAGAAGACTGAGGGGGAAATTACCTCCTGGTCCTACTCCCCTTCCATTTATTGGTAACATGCACCAGGTTAAGATGAATGACCTTATCAAGTCCTTGGTGGAG CTCAGCAAAACATACGGTCCTATGTACACATTCTATCTGGGGTCCCGTCCCACCGTTGTACTGTGCGGGTACCAGGTGCTAAAGGAGGCTCTGATTGACAACGCCGAGGACTTTAGTGGCAGAGGAGATTTTCCAGCAGTCCAGCAGTACAGCAAGGGAAATG GTATTGTGTATGGGACTGGTGAAAGATGGCGGCAACTTCGACGTTTTGCTATCACTACATTGAAGAACTTTGGTATGGGGAAGAGAAGTCTGGAGGAGAGAATAAAAGAAGAGGCCCAATACTTGATAGCAGAGTTCAAAAAGAGTGAAG GAAAACCTTTGGACCCAACTTTTGGCTTCAGCTCGGCCGGCTCCAATATAATTTGTCAACTGGTCTTTGGGGAGAGGTTTGACTATAGAGATGAAGAATTCATGACTTTGCTTTATCTCATCAACAACAGCTGGCACCTTATGAGCTCCACATGGGGGCAG ctTCTCTTTGTATTTCCAAAAATCATGAAGCATATTCCAGGCCCACATAGGAAAATTTACAGAAATTATCTGAAACTTGGGGCTTTTGTCACCAAGAGACTTCAAATGAACAAAGAAACGCTTGATCCGAACAATCCTCGTGACTTTATTGACTGTTTTCTTATAAAGCTTGAgcaa GAAAAGAAAAATCCAAATACTCACTTCAATTATGAGACAATGTTAAAAACAACAGTCAATGTATTTTTCGCTGGTACTGAAACGGTTGGGTCCACCCTGAGGTATGGCTTTCTAATCATGTTAAAGCACCCAGAAATAACAG aaaaagttcaagAAGAGATTGACCGAGTAATTGGCCGAGACAGATGTCCATGCCTGGATGATAGAAGCAAGATGCCCTATACGGAGGCCGTCCTCTATGAGATTCAGAGATACGCAGATATAGTTCCCATGAGTGTTCCACATACTGTAACAAGAGACATTACATTCCGTGGTTACAATTTACCTGAG GGTCTTAACATCATGCCTCTGATATGTACATCTCAGTATGATCCTACAAAGTTTAAAAATCCCCACTCTTTTGACCCAACACATTTCTTGGATGAGAAGGGACTCTTCAAGAAGAATGAGGGATTCATGGCGTTTTCAGCAG GGAAGCGCGTCTGCCTTGGGGAAGGTCTTGCCTTGATGGAGCTGTTCATTTTCTTTACCACCATCCTCCAGAACTTCAACATAAAGCCTGTGGTGGACCCCAAGGACATTGACATTACTCCCGAGAGCAGTGGTTTGGGAAATCTTCCACGGCCCTACAAGATATGCCTCATTCCCCGCTGA